In bacterium, the sequence AAAGGTTCAAATGGAGGGTGGATTACAGCTGAATATTCTATGATTCCTTGTTCTGCTCCTATAAGAATACCGAGAGATTCCGTGAAGGGAAGGATAAGTGGTCGGAGTCATGAAATTCAAAGATTAATTGGTCGTTCTTTAAGAGCGGTCTTTAATACTAAAATATTAGGAGAACGAACTATTATTATTGATTGTGATGTTATTCAAGCTGATGGAGGAACTCGAACTGCTTCTATTACTGGGTCTTTTATTGCTCTCTATGATTTAGTCCAAGAGTTAATAAAAGAAAGGATTATTCTTCGAAATCCTATCTTAGCCTTTGTAGCGGCCATTAGTGTGGGCATTGTAAATGGCGAAATACTTTTGGATTTAAACTATGAAGAAGATGTTAATGCTTATGCTGATATGAATGTGGTCATGACCTCAAGTGGTAAATTTATAGAAGTGCAAGGAACAGCTGAAAAAGCTCCTTACTCTGAAGAAGAGTTAATTAAATTGTTAAAATTAGCTGAGAAGGGGATTAGCGAATTAATAGAAGTTCAAAAACAAGCCTTAGGAGATATAATTGATTAAGGAGATTGTCTTAGCTTCAAAGAATCAAGGAAAATTAAAGGAATTAAGAGAAATGGTCTCAGATTCAAAGATAAAGATTCTATCTTTGGATGATTTTCCAGAAATACCTGAAATCATAGAGGATGGAAAAACTTTTAAAGAAAATGCTTTTAAAAAAGCTTCTCAGGTGGCTAACTACACAGATAAAATAGCTCTATCTGATGATTCAGGTTTAGAAGTTTTTGCCTTAGGAGGCTCTCCTGGGGTTGAGTCTGCCCGTTTTGCTAAAAATGACCAAGAGAGAATTGAGAAGCTTTTAAAAATAATGGAAGGAGAGAAAGATAGAAGAGCTAAATTTTGTTGTGTTATTGCCGTAGCTAAACCTAAGGGAGAAGTAAAAGCAGTAGAAGGAGAAATAAAAGGATTTATCTCAGAAAGACCCCAAGGATTTTATGGATTTGGGTATGATCCTATCTTTATTCCAGATGGCTATTACCAAACATTTGCTGAAATGACGGCAAAAGAAAAGAATAAGATCAGCCATCGGGCTAAAGCTTTAGCTAAGGCAAAAGAAGTTTTAAAGGAGATGCAGAGATAAAAACTGTCATGAAAAGATACTGTTTCTTTAAGTGTTGCTATAAAGTGAGATGATAATCTCAAATAGGACATTTTCCTTGACATTTTTTAGTCAAGGTGGTTATAGTGTTAAGATAGTTTTATAAGTTAAGTTTTAATTTAACCCAAAAAATTTTACAAAAGGAGGGTAAGCAATTTAATTGACACAATTTGAAGTATTAATTGTAACTTTAGTTGTAGCTATATGTGCTTTTGTTGGTTATGGATACCGTAAATATTACATAGATAAGCTTAAAATTACCTCAGCTGAAGAGATGGCTAAAAAGATCACTGAAGATGCTCAAAATCAGGCTCAATCATTAAAGAAAGAAGCTATCTTGGGAGCCAGAGAAGAATTACATAAAGAAAGAACAGAATTTGAAAGAGAGAATCGGCTTCAAAGAAATGAACTCCAAAAAATGGAAGCACGGTTTTTGCAAAAAGAGGAAATTTTAGATAAAAAAGTAGTCATATTAGAAAAAAAAGAAAAAGAAATTTTAGAGATAAAAGATAATCTTTTAGAGAAAGAGAAAGAAATTGAGAAAATAAAGCAACAACAAAGAGAAAGGTTAGAAAGAATTTCTGGAATAAATGCCGAAGAAGCTAAAAAAGAATTAATTGCCGAAATGGAAAGTATTGCCAAACACGAAGCCGCTAAGATGATAAAACAAGTTGAAGATGAAGCAAAAGCTGTTGGAGAAAGAAAAGCTAATCATATTATTAGCCAATGTATTGAACGTTGCGCAGCTGAACGAACTATTGAATCAACCGTATCCGTGGTCTCTCTTCCTAATGATGAAATGAAAGGAAGAATTATTGGAAGAGAAGGAAGGAATATTAGAGTTTTAGAAACTCTTACCGGCATTGATTTAATAATTGATGACACTCCTGAAGCTGTTCTTCTTTCTGGTTTTGATCCTATTAAAAGAGAGATTGCGAGAGTTTCTTTAGAGAGATTAATCTTAGATGGTCGTATTCATCCAGCAAGAATAGAAGAGATAGTAGCAAAAGTACAAAAAGAAATGGAAGAAAATGTTCGTCAAGTAGGCGAGCAAACTACTTTTGATTTAGGTATTCATGGCATTGCTCCTGAAATTATTAACTTAATGGGTAAATTAAAATTTCGGACTAGTTATGGCCAAAATGTTCTTCAGCATAGCATAGAAGTTGCTTATTTAGCTACTGTTATGGCTGGGGAACTTCATGCTGATATTCATTTAGTAAAAAGAGCGGGGCTTTTACATGACATTGGAAAAGCATTAGATTCCGAAACAGAAGGTTCCCATGCTAAGATTGGCGCTGATATAGTTCGTAAGTATAATGAATCAGCGGCAATTGTTTGCGCTATTGCTGCTCATCATAATGAAGAAGAAGCTAAAAC encodes:
- the rph gene encoding ribonuclease PH, with product MRNDGRSNEEMRKIKITRNYIKHQKGSVLIEFGGTKVICTASLNDRVPPFLKGSNGGWITAEYSMIPCSAPIRIPRDSVKGRISGRSHEIQRLIGRSLRAVFNTKILGERTIIIDCDVIQADGGTRTASITGSFIALYDLVQELIKERIILRNPILAFVAAISVGIVNGEILLDLNYEEDVNAYADMNVVMTSSGKFIEVQGTAEKAPYSEEELIKLLKLAEKGISELIEVQKQALGDIID
- a CDS encoding XTP/dITP diphosphatase, with translation MKEIVLASKNQGKLKELREMVSDSKIKILSLDDFPEIPEIIEDGKTFKENAFKKASQVANYTDKIALSDDSGLEVFALGGSPGVESARFAKNDQERIEKLLKIMEGEKDRRAKFCCVIAVAKPKGEVKAVEGEIKGFISERPQGFYGFGYDPIFIPDGYYQTFAEMTAKEKNKISHRAKALAKAKEVLKEMQR
- the rny gene encoding ribonuclease Y, with the protein product MTQFEVLIVTLVVAICAFVGYGYRKYYIDKLKITSAEEMAKKITEDAQNQAQSLKKEAILGAREELHKERTEFERENRLQRNELQKMEARFLQKEEILDKKVVILEKKEKEILEIKDNLLEKEKEIEKIKQQQRERLERISGINAEEAKKELIAEMESIAKHEAAKMIKQVEDEAKAVGERKANHIISQCIERCAAERTIESTVSVVSLPNDEMKGRIIGREGRNIRVLETLTGIDLIIDDTPEAVLLSGFDPIKREIARVSLERLILDGRIHPARIEEIVAKVQKEMEENVRQVGEQTTFDLGIHGIAPEIINLMGKLKFRTSYGQNVLQHSIEVAYLATVMAGELHADIHLVKRAGLLHDIGKALDSETEGSHAKIGADIVRKYNESAAIVCAIAAHHNEEEAKTIEAILIQAADAISAARPGVRREALESYIKRLNKLEAVALSFPKIEKAYAIQAGREVRVILKSEETDDAETFLIAKDVARKIESELEYPGQIKVTMIRETRVVEYAK